The Anopheles coluzzii chromosome 2, AcolN3, whole genome shotgun sequence genome window below encodes:
- the LOC120949529 gene encoding nuclear pore complex protein Nup98-Nup96: MFGAKPGGFGQPTTNTGFGTFGTNTAAASPFGQTTAFSKPTTGAFGATPAFGQQPTTSLFGQTQQTGGLFGASTSTAPAFGAATTQPGFGAFGQAQPQTTSLFGTQNNTAANTSLFGNNNNTTFGAAKPAGFGGFGQPATQTTSLFGQSTTNNTATTGFFGQNTQTAGGLFGAAKPAFGAATVPGVVGGNGTAVAKYQQTHGTDTLVKNGQTTTVNTKQHCITFMKDYENKSVEELRFEDYAANRKGPQAGAPGAGGLFGAGTQSTGLFGGTGATQTTGLFGQNQAQPAAGGLFGTSTNTFGATTTPAFGTTAGSTFGKPFGSTPAATSASGFGFAQSTTSTLGGGLGANKPAFGATGTTGGLFGQTAAPATNTFGQTPFGGFGTQNTTAQQGGLFSGAGAGTAAPAAGAFGTLGAQSTPSSFSFGTNTQTSAAGSTLFGAKPANTFGTLGGTTFGQSATSSAATFGLGTNTNTAAGNSFFGNTFNKPAATTFGLGTNTAAGGGIGGTTGGLTFGTGTSSLFGNTAAKPGGLGTGTSLFGNTSTLGTGGAFGTMNMGTSFGAGTGTGGLGMSTLGGLGSMAQGAAGQQAVPIHQQILAMATSPYGDNPIFKGIKPLAGPSEDSLKPTNPSAQKAILEGSNYQLKISSRSGSTDRVKVKPLGAAQLKKSIFEGLEEYDSTLEDSFTLKPNAKRLIIKPRTSKSMIIIPESGGGGGREGGQYNLSGASNTSIGGDAAPTPTRLSGAGESFRNQIPTHPSDSVAAGKNQPQGSTDSSRRVSWLQSNVLDKVRQQQQQQQQGGNPRLSESVLDNTIKEFAVSSSTMRAERASSMTSGAIREESGEADDGGPRKGAGKDSASSTSPVLGNQTVNDSFSLTNRSFLNETSVGGGIGTELSTSVAAVVEDAEPHPTGIVLRRVGYYTIPSLDEIAQLMDDEGRCVVPNFTIGRKGYGNVYFNEPIDVAGLNLDEIVHFRHKEVIIYPDDESKPPVGSGINRKAQITLDQVWPHDKTLHEPIKDPQRLALLDYEGKLRRVCDKHDTRFLEYRPDTGSWVFKVEHFSKYGLSDSDDEETPPVDPKKVKIMPMAGQQRKDLLQNKTQQPTGAVQKQGVKDGEQNGQETENDRRQQQQSKDRSVNNNTFRHVGAFENGAEEEEFNPSTYGDENMNFSSQYHRDNPTSPTAAIAMEMGTDPHKIQLMKASFFADDDFDGRSVASEFGHSEDRDSPDQIVPGTATRPTVTGGPTSGLLLQSLYSTSNTVQRKSNVPLTGQLLKLDATPSAGGFGPGSLLKTSTAKSIHAGSSLSLASSKQTAVSKQQKQVTADGGVLQPTLPPIARPLGPQAKPLALKPKVEQLHPINIVIPLAKSMLRRFLNNKSNLAFFHGRKFKVGWSYGTAMVQLNTRDNCADLVRHFESLVSSTPSRLTLIGIDAVKPFFRGRGENDFSPAALQLLRLKSTADPVTLDDESFARTIEGHLRVRLRHDERRHRDAMESDCPHLVAAGKYQALEDHLQEARALVEVSTDEYSELCAEVWALLAALWGAREELEGVDEASHLSTMFRRDLFSEWIEDVVTIRSQQSSKKGEKRDYLDQLLELIQTHKVLEACELAFTNNDINLAMLLAQISGGPVVRQLLQHQLTCWQDSEADKFIDPRRLEAFMAIAGIRMMSSSHGPINMFEHVDWVKALALHLWYVCPPTASITDALVGYEEAFGSTEFFTHPPLPPYRARYAQKGPNNGPIHDLRFHLLKLYSKRSYPLEPLLNPASHTADVTDYRLSWLLLQVLETLGYHHCSEFSRSQIHVAFASQLESHGLWQWAVYVLLHLSDKARRELSIQQLLYRHIQLVSDSAIDDDTLEAERQEYLSRESFIVEELGVPEKWIFWAKAVRAGAEFDYKQQAHYLLLAKQWALAHDIILQHLAPEFVMHNKVPQLKAMLDSIEDTKQIPSWSTKGQILVDFIELNAQFEVMQEAMDEAVVEQRLEGLKPKLSELCSVLRMFPCPTPKHRLLQSEIAQRLAYLIRTHYADDPQISGSALMRGALERLPLPEEHVLEELDHMLRAFMAEELKQK; the protein is encoded by the exons ATGTTCGGTGCGAAGCCCGGTGGCTTTGGGCAGCCAACCACCAACACTGGGTTCGGTACGTTCGGGACCAACACGGCGGCTGCAAGCCCGTTCGGCCAGACGACCGCATTCAGCAAACCGACAACGGGTGCGTTTGGGGCGACTCCGGCCTTCGGACAGCAGCCCACGACGTCGCTCTTTGGCCAGACGCAGCAGACTGGCGGGCTGTTCGGGGCAAGCACCAGCACGGCACCAGCGTTTGGTGCGGCAACGACGCAACCAGGGTTTGGCG CCTTTGGCCAGGCACAGCCCCAAACGACGTCACTGTTCGGGACGCAAAACAATACCGCCGCCAATACGTCCCTGtttggcaacaacaacaacaccacgtTCGGTGCGGCCAAACCGGCCGGATTCGGTGGGTTTGGCCAACCCGCTACCCAAACGACATCCCTGTTCGGGCAGTCCACGACGAACAACACGGCCACGACGGGCTTCTTCGGACAGAACACACAAACTGCCGGGGGATTGTTCGGTGCGGCAAAGCCGGCTTTCGGCGCAGCTACCGTACCGGGCGTCGTCGGTGGCAATGGCACGGCGGTGGCCAAGTATCAGCAAACCCACGGCACGGATACGCTGGTTAAGAATGGGCAGACGACCACCGTCAACACGAAGCAGCACTGTATTACGTTCATGAAGGATTACGAAAACAAATCCGTCGAGGAGCTGCGATTCGAAGACTATGCCGCCAACCGGAAGGGACCACAGGCGGGCGCACCGGGTGCCGGGGGTCTGTTCGGAGCCGGCACACAATCGACCGGGCTGTTCGGTGGCACGGGCGCTACGCAGACGACCGGGCTGTTCGGACAGAATCAAGCCCAGCCAGCCGCGGGCGGGTTGTTCGGTACGTCGACCAACACGTTCGGCGCAACGACGACACCCGCCTTCGGCACCACTGCGGGCAGCACGTTCGGAAAGCCGTTCGGCAGCACACCGGCGGCCACTTCCGCGTCCGGCTTTGGCTTTGCGCAATCGACCACGTCCACGCTGGGCGGAGGGTTGGGCGCGAACAAACCGGCGTTCGGTGCGACCGGTACGACCGGCGGACTGTTCGGACAAACGGCCGCCCCAGCGACCAACACTTTCGGCCAGACGCCGTTCGGTGGATTCGGCACGCAGAACACGACCGCCCAGCAGGGTGGACTGTTTTCGGGTGCGGGCGCTGGCACGGCTGCTCCGGCTGCCGGTGCGTTTGGGACGCTGGGCGCTCAGTCCACCCCGTCCAGCTTCAGCTTCGGCACGAACACGCAAACCAGCGCGGCCGGATCGACGCTGTTCGGGGCGAAGCCGGCCAACACGTTCGGAACGCTCGGGGGCACCACGTTCGGGCAGAGTGCAACCTCTAGCGCGGCCACGTTTGGGCTCGGTACGAACACGAACACCGCGGCAGGAAACTCGTTTTTCGGAAACACCTTCAACAAGCCGGCCGCGACAACATTCGGGCTGGGAACGAACACTGCAGCCGGTGGTGGGATCGGTGGAACGACCGGAGGGCTTACTTTCGGCACGGGCACATCGTCCCTGTTCGGTAACACGGCTGCGAAGCCGGGCGGTCTCGGCACCGGGACCAGCCTGTTCGGCAACACCTCCACCCTCGGTACGGGCGGTGCCTTCGGTACGATGAACATGGGAACGTCGTTCGGTGCCGGCACGGGTACCGGTGGACTCGGCATGTCGACGCTCGGTGGACTCGGCTCGATGGCGCAGGGTGCGGCAGGACAGCAAGCCGTCCCGATTCATCAGCAAATTCTGGCGATGGCTACCTCACCGTACGGCGATAATCCCATCTTCAAGGGTATCAAACCGTTGGCTGGGCCATCGGAGGACTCGCTGAAGCCCACGAACCCCTCGGCCCAGAAGGCGATCCTGGAGGGATCCAACTACCAGCTAAAGATATCGTCCCGTTCCGGCAGCACGGACCGTGTCAAGGTGAAGCCGCTCGGTGCGGCTCAGCTGAAGAAATCGATCTTCGAGGGATTGGAAGAGTACGACAGCACGCTGGAGGATAGCTTCACACTGAAGCCAAATGCGAAGCGCTTGATCATAAAGCCGCGCACCAGCAAATCCATGATCATCATTCCGGAGtcgggtggcggtggcgggcGGGAAGGAGGACAGTACAATCTGTCCGGCGCATCGAACACATCGATCGGTGGCGATGCTGCCCCGACCCCGACGCGTCTGTCCGGCGCTGGAGAGTCATTCCGCAACCAAATTCCAACACACCCGAGCGACAGTGTAGCGGCGGGCAAAAATCAGCCGCAAGGATCGACCGACAGCAGCAGGCGAGTGTCGTGGCTGCAGTCGAACGTTCTGGACAAGgtgcgccagcagcagcagcagcagcaacagggcGGCAATCCGCGTCTCTCAGAGTCGGTGCTGGACAACACTATCAAAGAGTTTGCAGTTTCGTCTTCAACTATGCGAGCCGAAAGGGCTAGCTCCATGACGTCGGGTGCGATTCGCGAAG AATCGGGCGAAGCGGATGATGGCGGTCCGAGAAAGGGTGCCGGAAAGGACAGTGCCTCCAGCACATCGCCCGTCCTGGGCAATCAGACGGTAAATGATAGCTTCTCGCTTACGAATCGTTCCTTCTTGAACGAAACGAGCGTTGGGGGTGGAATCGGAACCGAACTGTCTACATCCGTTGCTGCTGTGGTGGAGGATGCCGAACCGCACCCCACAGGGATAGTGCTGCGTCGTGTGGG CTACTACACCATTCCTTCGCTGGATGAAATCGCGCAACTGATGGATGACGAGGGTCGATGCGTCGTTCCGAATTTCACCATCGGCCGCAAGGGCTACGGTAATGTGTACTTCAACGAACCGATCGACGTGGCCGGACTGAACCTGGACGAGATTGTGCACTTCCGCCACAAGGAAGTCATCATCTATCCGGACGATGAAAGCAAACCGCCGGTGGGCAGCGGCATAAACCGCAAGGCTCAAATTACGCTGGATCAGGTCTGGCCGCACGATAAAACGCTACACGAACCGATCAAAGATCCGCAGCGGCTGGCTCTGCTGGACTACGAGGGTAAGCTGCGGCGGGTGTGTGACAAGCACGATACGCGCTTCCTCGAGTACCGGCCCGATACGGGCAGCTGGGTGTTTAAGGTGGAACACTTTTCCAAGTACGGGTTGAGCGATAGCGACGACGAGGAGACGCCTCCCGTCGATCCCAAGAAGGTGAAAATCATGCCGATGGCCGGTCAGCAGCGAAAGGATCTGCTTCagaacaaaacacagcaaccTACGGGTGCCGTGCAGAAGCAAGGCGTTAAGGATGGTGAGCAGAACGGACAGGAGACAGAAAATGatcgacggcagcagcagcagagcaagGATAGATCGGTCAATAACAATACGTTCCGGCACGTGGGAGCATTCGAGAATGgtgcggaggaggaggaattCAATCCGTCGACGTATGGCGATGAAAATATGAACTTTTCCTCCCAATACCATCGGGACAATCCGACCAGCCCGACGGCTGCTATCGCAATGGAGATGGGCACCGATCCGCACAAAATTCAGCTCATGAAAGCGTCCTTCTTCGCCGACGACGACTTTGATGGGCGATCGGTTGCGTCCGAGTTTGGCCACAGCGAGGACCGGGACAGTCCGGATCAGATCGTACCCGGTACGGCAACGCGCCCGACGGTGACCGGAGGCCCCACCAGCGGTTTGCTGCTCCAGAGCCTGTACAGTACCAGCAATACCGTGCAGCGTAAGTCAAACGTGCCGCTGACGGGGCAATTGCTGAAGCTCGATGCGACACCCTCGGCGGGTGGCTTCGGTCCGGGCAGCTTGCTGAAAACATCTACCGCCAAAAGCATCCATGCCGGTTCGTCCCTGAGTTTGGCCTCGTCCAAACAAACGGCCGTGTCGAAGCAGCAGAAACAGGTGACTGCCGATGGCGGTGTGCTGCAGCCGACTCTTCCTCCCATTGCACGCCCGCTCGGTCCGCAGGCGAAGCCGCTCGCACTGAAACCAAAGGTTGAACAGCTGCACCCGATCAACATTGTGATTCCGCTTGCCAAGTCGATGCTGCGTCGCTTCCTGAACAACAAGTCCAACTTGGCGTTTTTCCACGGGCGCAAGTTTAAGGTCGGCTGGTCGTACGGCACGGCGATGGTGCAGCTGAACACGCGCGACAACTGTGCGGATCTGGTGCGTCACTTTGAGTCGCTCGTCAGCTCGACCCCCTCGCGGCTCACCCTGATCGGGATCGATGCGGTGAAACCGTTCTTCCGGGGTCGGGGAGAGAATGATTTTTCCCCCGCAGCACTACAACTGCTGCGCCTCAAATCGACGGCCGATCCGGTGACGTTGGACGACGAGTCGTTTGCCCGCACGATCGAGGGCCATCTGCGGGTGCGGCTGCGGCACGACGAGCGTCGCCATCGAGATGCGATGGAGAGCGACTGTCCGCATCTGGTAGCCGCCGGAAAGTATCAGGCGCTGGAGGATCATCTGCAGGAGGCACGCGCGCTGGTCGAAGTTTCGACCGATGAGTACAGTGAGCTGTGTGCGGAGGTTTGGGCACTGCTAGCCGCTCTGTGGGGAGCACGGGAAGAGCTGGAGGGCGTCGATGAAGCCAGCCATCTGAGCACCATGTTCCGGCGTGACCTCTTCTCCGAATGGATCGAGGACGTGGTCACCATACGCTCGCAGCAGAGCAGCAAAAAGGGCGAAAAGCGCGACTATCTCGACCAGCTGCTCGAGCTGATCCAAACGCACAAGGTGCTGGAGGCGTGCGAGCTCGCTTTCACCAACAACGACATCAATCTGGCGATGCTGCTGGCCCAGATCTCCGGTGGGCCGGTAGTGCGGCAGCTGCTCCAGCACCAGCTCACCTGCTGGCAGGACTCGGAGGCGGATAAGTTTATCGATCCGCGGCGGCTGGAAGCGTTCATGGCGATTGCCGGCATACGCATGATGAGCTCTTCGCACGGTCCCATCAACATGTTCGAGCACGTCGACTGGGTGAAGGCACTGGCGCTGCACCTGTGGTACGTGTGCCCACCGACCGCGTCCATTACGGACGCACTGGTGGGCTACGAGGAGGCGTTCGGGTCGACCGAGTTCTTTACCCATCCGCCGCTGCCACCGTACCGTGCGCGGTACGCACAGAAGGGACCGAACAATGGTCCCATCCACGATCTGCGCTTCCACCTGCTGAAGCTGTACTCGAAGCGTAGCTACCCGCTGGAACCGCTGCTAAATCCGGCCTCCCACACCGCGGACGTGACCGACTATCGGCTGAGCTGGCTTCTGCTGCAGGTGCTGGAGACGCTTGGCTATCATCACTGTTCGGAGTTCAGCCGCAGCCAGATACACGTCGCATTCGCGAGCCAGCTCGAAAGCCACGGGCTGTGGCAGTGGGCAGTGTATGTGCTGCTGCATCTGAGCGACAAGGCACGGCGGGAGCTGTCCATTCAGCAGCTACTGTACCGCCACATCCAGCTCGTATCGGACAGTGCGATCGACGACGATACGCTGGAAGCGGAGCGGCAGGAGTACCTCTCTCGGGAAAGCTTCATCGTGGAAGAGCTGGGCGTCCCGGAAAAGTGGATTTTCTGGGCGAAAGCAGTCCGCGCCGGTGCCGAGTTCGATTACAAGCAGCAGGCACACTATCTGCTGCTAGCCAAGCAATGGGCCTTGGCGCACGATATCATACTGCAGCACTTGGCGCCGGAGTTTGTGATGCACA ACAAAGTGCCACAGCTGAAAGCAATGCTGGATAGTATCGAGGACACCAAacagataccgagctggtcaaCGAAGGGTCAAATTTTGGTCGATTTCATTGAGCTGAATGCGCAG TTCGAGGTGATGCAAGAGGCCATGGACGAGGCAGTGGTTGAACAGCGGCTGGAAGGGCTGAAGCCGAAGCTGTCGGAGCTCTGCTCGGTGCTCAGGATGTTCCCCTGCCCAACGCCAAAGCACCGGCTTCTGCAGAGCGAAATAGCGCAACGGCTTGCCTACCTCATCCGCACGCACTATGCCGACGATCCGCAGATCAGTGGCAGTGCGCTGATGCGTGGCGCGCTCGAACGATTACCCTTGCCGGAGGAGCACGTGCTCGAGGAGCTGGACCACATGCTGCGCGCATTCATGGCGGAGGAATTAAAGCAGAAATGA
- the LOC120949530 gene encoding cellular tumor antigen p53-like — translation MGEKLATSVIECDLCVPRCESDQVVIKSSFIRSYAMASNMEMLNGEIFGDINTALYQNGEDCQSLFRMNTNDLLPQQGSDLSELMLNDFFHNNGVAEMQCVKYETDAKLLTMLDGREEPTHYKKIPVLDDFTHPLLQFNVAISGKPCSASAWCYSNALEKLFVKKKTPVTFDVTYMQPSDYSRLKLRIMLVYSNSQYAYQTISRCQDDIAKDGAKDFAHKEHVVRCLNPDASFTGREKGVNFEDRLAVLVDLNNGGTPQHLEKQQTVPVSLEFLCQNSCPTMERRATTLVFTVENEHGTLLGRKSISVKICSCPKRDMEKDDSKATGGRENNKNKRKHANEVVPSNDQPPRKMTRQSSVDLKSTLNSNINATTSARESAAGPAAAATAAAATPLLGQIKREPSFTPLGYSLSNLSNSSNSTIDNDSSAVVLTLRLPDLACASEVAMYAFKHLSSILISCKDEKDKNRYAQYLSHCRRVRKDFERSAQMQEEPSPECDSSM, via the exons ATGGGAGAGAAGCTGGCTACATCCGTGATTGAATGTGATTTATGTGTACCTCGTTGTGAAAGTGACCAAGTTGTTATAAAAA GTAGTTTTATCAGATCTTACGCCATGGCATCCAATATGGAGATGCTGAACGGAGAAATTTTCGGTGATATTAACACCGCATTGTATCAGAA TGGAGAAGATTGCCAGTCACTGTTCCGTATGAAT ACGAATGATTTGCTACCACAGCAAGGTAGCGATTTGAGTGAACTCATGTTGAATGATTTCTTCCACAACAATGGGGTGGCCGAGATGCAGTGTGTGAAGTACGAAACTGATGCAAAACTATTGACCATGCTAGATGGGCGGGAAGAACCGACTCATTACAAGAAAATCCCGGTGCTCGATGATTTCACCCACCCGCTGTTACAGTTCAACGTTGCCATTAGTGGAAAGCCGTGCAGTGCCTCAGCCTGGTGCTATTCGAACGCACTGGAGAAGTTGTTCGTGAAGAAGAAAACTCCGGTCACGTTCGACGTTACCTACATGCAGCCCTCGGACTACAGTCGACTGAAGCTGCGCATCATGTTGGTGTACTCGAACTCACAGTACGCCTACCAAACCATCTCCAGATGCCAGGATGATATAGCGAAGGATGGCG CTAAAGATTTCGCGCACAAAGAGCACGTCGTGCGGTGCCTAAATCCAGACGCTTCCTTCACGGGCCGGGAGAAAGGGGTAAATTTCGAGGATCGTTTGGCCGTGCTGGTTGACTTGAACAATGGCGGCACGCCGCAGCATCTTGAGAAGCAACAGACTGTGCCAGTTTCGCTGGAGTTCTTGTGCCAAAACTCATGTCCTACGATGGAAAGGCGCGCCACGACGCTTGTTTTCACGGTGGAAAATGAACACGGCACTCTGCTGGGCAGAAAGTCGATCAGTGTCAAAATCTGCAGCTGCCCGAAGCGTGATATGGAGAAGGACGATAGCAAGGCAACTGGAGGTCGGgagaataataagaataagCGGAAGCATG CTAATGAGGTGGTTCCAAGCAACGATCAACCACCACGAAAGATGACTCGCCAGTCGAGCGTAGATCTGAAATCAACATTGAACAGCAATATCAATGCTACTACCTCTGCTCGCGAATCGGCGGcagggcctgctgctgctgctactgctgcagcCGCAACCCCGCTGCTCGGTCAGATTAAACGTGAGCCTTCGTTTACCCCACTGGGGTATTCGCTGAGCAATCTgtccaacagcagcaacagcacgatCGACAACGACAGTTCGGCAGTCGTGCTGACCCTGCGGCTGCCGGATTTGGCGTGCGCCTCCGAGGTGGCGATGTACGCATTCAAACATTTGAGTTCGATCCTTATCAGCTGCAAGGACGAGAAGGACAAGAATCGATACGCTCAGTACCTCTCCCATTGCCGACGCGTAAGGA AAGATTTCGAGAGATCCGCGCAAATGCAAGAAGAACCGAGCCCGGAATGCGATTCCTCTATGTAG
- the LOC120949531 gene encoding lipase 3-like: MKQQQTFSNAGICLLSLLVLLVVAASTAHARSTKSGFQVDSEDGRLSVPELVSKYGYHVEEHSLSTDDGYRLTIHRVQAASYTNGTVVLLMHGLLCSSADWLMIGPGNALAYLLANEGYDVWLGNARGNRYSRDHASINPDDDNSFWKFSWHEIGRYDIPATIDYILEQTGHRRLQYVGHSQGTTGFFVMASIRPEYNDKIIQMNALAPVAFMGHMKSPLLRFMTKFLKTLDILLAVFGVGEFMPNKPILHEIAQLICPPNSTVHINMCAHLLFLLAGYNPSQLDPVMLPILFGHTPAGSATRQLVHYAQEVLSNRFEMYDYGKLKNVLIYGSATPPEYDLSRVTAPVVMYYGLNDFLATPEDVNRLARKLPNLKRSVAVNDVLFNHLDFLIASDVRHLLYEPVMEGMASAEVAD, translated from the coding sequence atgaagcagcagcaaaccttTTCCAACGCGGGCATTTGCCTGCTGtcgttgctggtgctgctagtAGTAGCAGCCAGTACGGCCCACGCTCGCTCGACCAAATCAGGATTTCAAGTAGACAGTGAAGACGGCCGACTGTCTGTGCCGGAGCTGGTGTCCAAGTACGGCTACCACGTGGAGGAACACTCACTATCGACGGACGATGGCTACCGGCTGACGATTCACCGTGTGCAAGCGGCAAGCTACACGAACGGAACGGTCGTGCTGCTGATGCACGGTCTGCTGTGCAGCTCGGCCGACTGGCTGATGATTGGCCCGGGCAATGCACTGGCCTACCTGCTCGCGAACGAGGGCTACGATGTGTGGTTGGGAAATGCGCGCGGCAATCGGTACTCGCGCGATCACGCCTCGATCAACCCGGACGACGACAATTCGTTCTGGAAGTTTTCCTGGCACGAAATCGGACGCTACGACATTCCGGCCACGATCGACTACATACTGGAGCAAACGGGACACCGACGATTGCAGTACGTGGGCCACTCGCAGGGCACGACCGGATTCTTCGTGATGGCTTCCATCCGGCCAGAATACAACGATAAGATCATTCAGATGAATGCGCTCGCCCCGGTTGCCTTCATGGGACACATGAAGAGTCCGCTGCTGCGATTCATGACCAAGTTCCTAAAGACGCTGGACATTCTGCTGGCCGTATTCGGCGTCGGAGAGTTCATGCCCAACAAACCGATACTGCACGAAATCGCCCAGCTCATCTGTCCGCCGAACTCGACGGTGCACATTAACATGTGTGCGCATCTGCTCTTCCTGCTGGCCGGGTACAACCCTTCGCAGCTGGATCCGGTGATGCTGCCGATCCTGTTCGGACATACGCCAGCCGGCTCGGCCACGCGGCAGTTGGTGCACTACGCCCAGGAGGTGCTGTCGAATCGGTTCGAAATGTATGACTATGGAAAGCTGAAAAATGTACTGATCTACGGTTCGGCTACACCGCCCGAGTACGATCTTTCGCGCGTAACGGCACCGGTAGTGATGTACTATGGGTTGAACGATTTTCTCGCCACACCGGAGGACGTGAACCGGCTGGCCAGGAAGCTGCCCAACCTGAAGCGAAGCGTAGCGGTGAACGATGTGCTGTTTAACCATCTGGACTTCTTGATCGCGAGCGACGTCCGACACTTGCTCTACGAACCGGTGATGGAAGGAATGGCATCCGCTGAAGTGGCGGATTAG